ATTTTTGAGTCATAAGAAGTGTttgctcaaaatatttttaagctcTATAAAAAGTTCAAGCCCAAAAGTTTCATTAACTTTCAAAAATCCAATCCAAAATTCTTCAACCACTTTTGCATTTTCTGAATCATCCACACATCTGTTCCTTGTGACTTGCATCTGGAGTGCAATCAAGTATCATAGTGAAATACTTTGCATGCTTAATTTTTGTAACAATTAAACTTCTTACTTCATCTGCCAACATCTGTATCAATTCATTTTGGATTTTGGGCCCAAGATAAGTGTAATGAATCTGTCGTTCTTGAACACGCCGAAGATGTTCTTCATTATTGGATCAAATTCggaaataatttcaattaactGCAAAAAGATTTCATTATTCTCAACATAAAGCTTTTCACAATCTCCTCGAAGTGCCAAGTTATTTTTCGCAATTCTTTGCACAACTCTAATTATTCTCTTCAATACTTGTTTCCAATGTTCTCTCTTTCTTAATTGTTATTTGCACAATTTCATCAattgtctttttcttttgaagTTTTCTTTCTAATTCAATCCAACTAGTCATACAATTAATATGATCTTTACTAGTTTCATGAAGTTTGAGGCGTCAGCCAGATAACCAAGTTTTGCCATGGTCAGGCCCGGATCTGCTGCGTAATAAATTGGTGGTTACTTCACATCTGGACGAAAGGATCGAAATGATAAAGGAGTTCAATGGGAATAATACGTGGAGGAAGCGGGCTATCTCTCTAGTGCCTATAATCTATGAGGTTACTGTGAGCCCAATCCCCGGGAAAGTTAGTATCCTACAGGACGGTTCTATCGTTGTAGAAGTTGGAGGAATTGAAATGGGTCAAGGGCTTTGGACAAAAGTAAAGCAAATGACTGCATTTGCCCTTAGTTCAAACCTATCTAAtgcagatgatgatgatgaaaaccTCTTGGATAAAATAAGAGTCATACAAACGGATTCTCTGAGTCTTGTACAAAGCGGTTTTACAGCTGGGAGTACTACATCGGAGTCGAGCTGTGCTGCCGTGAAACTTTGTTGCGATATTTTGGTGGAAAGACTGATGCCGATTAAGAACAGATTATGGGAACAAACGGGTTCTGTGAAATGGGAGGCGTTGATTACTGCGGTATGCTCTTTCCAACATAGCTTTCATGTTGATGATTTTGCTGCTTAGATAATGTGCATTTCAACTGTCAATTGATTTTCTTGTCTCGTGTATATCGAGGGTGTAGGAGAAGACCTTAGACTAGCATGTAAAAGACTATATCCTTTATCCCCAACGTAGACTGTTATCATTTTTGGAGGCATATAGGTAGTTAGGATTTCAACTGTCTAACCCACCTGGTAGTTCAAATAACAAGAATCTTGGACTAAGGGACTTATTGCCTGAAGGTCTCAATTTCGATTCTAATTGAAATCAACTGGATTGAAATGAGGTCATGTGGGGCGGgttatcaaaaataaaagatttcaATTGTCAATCGATTACTTTTAGAAGTATATAACAGTTTTGTTGTTTACTACGTTGATGGTATAAATAGGGACATCTTGAATCAGTGAACTTTGCAGCAAATGCTTACTATGTGCCTGTTGCTGGAACTGGTGACTACCTTAATTATGGCGCTGCTGTGAGTGAGGTATGAACTTGATTGAGATCCTTATAAAGTAATTTGGTTTTCTGGTTGAGTTTTTGTTGTCTCTGTTTCGCGTTTTTAATGTCATTGAcctaatttgaattatttttttgaaaaatggtgTTGTTCTTGGCGTTGCAGGTGGAAATAAACCTATTGACAGGAGAAACAAGAATTCTTCAATCTGATATGATTTATGACTGCGGACAAAGCTTGAATCCAGCCGTTGATTTGGGACAGGTACTACATATCAAAACCTTAACTAATACCTATTTTTGCTGAAATCATAAGAGTTTCCTTTTTTTTAGACATAAGAATACAATTAAAGctagtttttcttttataagaaaataataaaaaaatcgatAAAAACATTCAACGATCAATTCCAAGAGAAGACATTAAATAATCAAGCTCCCTGTCGCATTTGCATGCCTTGCATTCTACATTATCATCACCATCTTCAACTGGCCACGTAAATCTCCACTTCTTTTGATAATTGTTGTCGTGATTTAAACAACAAACCACATCTTTATTCATGATTGTCGGAATGTTCGTCCATAACATGTATATGAAAAGAACCATCTCTTTACGACACTTCCATAATATTCCTTTAAGAATATTTTGGTTTAGAATCTCAATcccttttttatttgattctgtATCTCCAAAAAGGGAGATAATTCCAATTACATAGAGGGCTCCCGCGTGTCCATAATTTGCCGCCTTTTGTAAATAATCCAATCCATATTTAGTACCTTTATCGCTAAAATAGTCCACCTTTACAAACAcatgaacaaaaatatataatcacttaatatagaatattaaaaatatatatatgaaactcATTATTCATATCCAATAATTTAATTACCATTCCTTGTCTATAAAAGGCTTCTGAATTATGACATTGTATGCATCGTTCCAATAGAATTTGTTGTTTATCTTTGTTCCACGGAACTAACTCTATACCTTTTAAAGACAtgatttgatatataaaatcattGTCGCCT
This is a stretch of genomic DNA from Impatiens glandulifera chromosome 4, dImpGla2.1, whole genome shotgun sequence. It encodes these proteins:
- the LOC124934652 gene encoding abscisic-aldehyde oxidase; this translates as MIKEFNGNNTWRKRAISLVPIIYEVTVSPIPGKVSILQDGSIVVEVGGIEMGQGLWTKVKQMTAFALSSNLSNADDDDENLLDKIRVIQTDSLSLVQSGFTAGSTTSESSCAAVKLCCDILVERLMPIKNRLWEQTGSVKWEALITAGHLESVNFAANAYYVPVAGTGDYLNYGAAVSEVEINLLTGETRILQSDMIYDCGQSLNPAVDLGQT
- the LOC124934653 gene encoding putative F-box protein At1g67623 — translated: MTNMLSLPNDLVIDILASLSASSHSDFLRAKTVCKTLNELGDNDFIYQIMSLKGIELVPWNKDKQQILLERCIQCHNSEAFYRQGMVDYFSDKGTKYGLDYLQKAANYGHAGALYVIGIISLFGDTESNKKGIEILNQNILKGILWKCRKEMVLFIYMLWTNIPTIMNKDVVCCLNHDNNYQKKWRFTWPVEDGDDNVECKACKCDRELDYLMSSLGIDR